A DNA window from Desulfonauticus submarinus contains the following coding sequences:
- the pyk gene encoding pyruvate kinase, giving the protein MRTKIIATLGPASNNVEVLKQFLAQGVRIFRLNFSHGSAKDFAPLVQKIRTLEEDLKEPITLLQDLCGPKIRIGKLKKSPLTIHKNSFYFLGKGEETSENFIPFEDKSLLEHLKPNDIVKISDGGLSFEVKTNSPTELILEAKDSGIISSGKGITFPGKKLKLSAITEKDKQDLIEGLELGLDAIALSFVQGPEDIAKAKAICDKKLGRCVPIIAKLERQAALDRLEDIVSIADGIMVARGDLGLECPLPQLPFIQKKIIRLCRKMGKPVIVATQMLLSMVNNPMPTRAETTDVANAILDSTDCVMLSEETAIGKYPVECITYLKQIAEEAEKNIFKIRKQIDLPANGHSEMFIAHAACILADKLQAKALLAHTNSGTTARLLSSFRPKEYIYGLCPNPTVSKYMNFFWGVIPTIIDENPKDHLQRVELYVENSSLFKSQDVLVITAGHPKKNEEHAPTNLIKVYIK; this is encoded by the coding sequence ATGCGTACCAAAATTATTGCTACTTTAGGACCAGCTTCCAATAATGTAGAGGTCCTAAAACAATTTTTAGCTCAAGGAGTAAGGATTTTTAGATTAAACTTTTCTCATGGAAGTGCAAAAGACTTTGCCCCTCTTGTCCAAAAAATTAGAACTCTTGAAGAAGATCTAAAAGAGCCCATTACTCTTTTACAAGATTTATGTGGACCTAAAATAAGAATTGGCAAATTAAAAAAATCTCCTTTAACCATTCATAAGAATAGCTTTTATTTTTTAGGTAAAGGAGAAGAAACATCTGAGAATTTTATTCCATTTGAAGATAAATCCCTCTTAGAACATTTAAAACCAAATGATATAGTAAAAATAAGTGATGGCGGACTTTCTTTTGAAGTAAAAACAAATTCACCAACAGAACTCATTCTTGAAGCTAAAGACAGTGGGATAATAAGTTCAGGCAAGGGAATTACCTTTCCTGGGAAAAAATTAAAACTCTCTGCCATTACAGAAAAAGACAAACAGGACTTAATAGAAGGGCTAGAACTTGGGCTAGATGCTATTGCCCTTTCTTTTGTCCAAGGTCCCGAAGACATTGCCAAAGCAAAGGCAATCTGTGATAAAAAACTAGGTAGATGTGTACCCATCATTGCCAAATTAGAGCGACAAGCTGCCTTGGACCGATTAGAAGACATTGTATCCATTGCCGATGGGATCATGGTAGCAAGAGGAGACCTGGGTTTGGAATGCCCTCTTCCTCAACTTCCTTTTATTCAAAAAAAGATCATACGACTTTGTCGTAAAATGGGAAAACCAGTCATTGTAGCAACTCAAATGCTTTTATCTATGGTCAATAATCCAATGCCTACAAGAGCAGAAACCACAGATGTAGCAAATGCTATTTTAGATAGTACCGATTGTGTTATGCTTTCAGAAGAAACAGCCATAGGCAAATATCCAGTAGAATGTATAACCTACTTAAAACAAATCGCGGAAGAAGCAGAAAAAAATATCTTTAAAATAAGAAAACAAATAGATTTACCTGCTAATGGACATTCTGAAATGTTTATTGCCCATGCAGCGTGTATTTTAGCAGATAAATTACAGGCAAAAGCTTTACTTGCCCATACAAACTCAGGGACTACTGCAAGACTCCTCAGTTCATTTCGGCCCAAAGAATACATCTATGGACTCTGTCCAAATCCAACAGTATCAAAATATATGAATTTTTTTTGGGGAGTAATTCCAACTATAATTGATGAAAATCCTAAAGATCATTTACAAAGGGTAGAACTATATGTAGAAAATTCTTCACTTTTTAAATCTCAAGATGTATTGGTAATTACTGCAGGACATCCTAAGAAAAATGAAGAACATGCTCCAACTAATTTAATAAAGGTGTATATAAAGTGA
- a CDS encoding HD-GYP domain-containing protein → MSKKLDTNSLNEEFYQISPKILESFSKFRIPLDLYLFKEKIASLEPFYKRDSRLQEEQRKDILERASQGLLFVSRNDHSIYTKHISKQLDLILIDKHLTPLEIVSILKMAIPEKIAEFYEQPVKPVWEELQESVIVLLKYLQEDPHRIKGLIKNLFKQNNDLIKTTYNAGILGLAITLESKQDIKEKDLKHIALGLFTYDLGLYRIPKFIREKTANLTPEEQQKIINHPISGAKLMRKLDIREETLLNCHLEHHECFDGSGYPRKLKGQDISLSGKICSLAHFAAELITKNLTPHELLATLSKKSQKFAPKFYNTLLNIITNIWLK, encoded by the coding sequence GTGAGTAAAAAGTTAGATACAAATAGCCTTAACGAAGAGTTTTACCAAATATCTCCTAAAATTTTAGAAAGCTTTTCAAAATTTAGAATACCATTGGATCTCTATCTTTTTAAAGAAAAAATAGCATCTTTAGAACCATTTTATAAACGAGATTCAAGATTACAAGAGGAACAAAGAAAAGATATTTTAGAACGCGCGTCTCAAGGACTTTTATTTGTCTCAAGAAATGATCATTCTATTTACACCAAACACATAAGTAAACAACTAGATTTAATTCTTATAGATAAACATTTAACTCCTCTAGAAATTGTATCTATCTTAAAAATGGCTATCCCAGAAAAAATTGCTGAGTTTTATGAACAACCTGTTAAACCTGTATGGGAAGAACTGCAAGAAAGCGTAATTGTACTCCTAAAATATCTTCAAGAAGATCCTCACAGAATAAAAGGACTCATTAAAAATCTTTTTAAACAAAATAATGATCTTATCAAAACCACTTATAACGCAGGTATTTTAGGTCTAGCCATTACCTTAGAATCAAAACAAGATATTAAAGAAAAAGATTTAAAACACATTGCTCTAGGATTATTTACTTATGATTTAGGACTTTACCGAATACCAAAATTTATTCGAGAAAAAACAGCTAATCTGACTCCAGAGGAACAACAAAAAATAATTAATCACCCTATTTCTGGAGCAAAGTTAATGCGCAAATTAGATATCCGAGAAGAAACTCTTCTTAACTGCCATCTAGAACATCATGAATGTTTTGACGGCAGTGGTTATCCTCGAAAACTTAAAGGACAAGACATCAGTCTAAGCGGCAAAATATGTAGTCTTGCGCATTTTGCTGCAGAACTAATAACCAAAAACCTAACCCCTCACGAACTACTGGCCACTCTATCTAAAAAAAGTCAAAAATTTGCCCCCAAATTTTACAACACTCTGCTTAACATTATTACCAATATTTGGCTAAAGTAA
- a CDS encoding YlcI/YnfO family protein, whose translation MSTLSVHLPKSLHKTVQELSKKEGVSINQFIVSALSEKISALMTLEYLKEKQKNASKEKFLNALNDVPDVEPLEDDKLY comes from the coding sequence ATGAGTACTTTAAGCGTACATTTGCCAAAATCTCTTCATAAAACTGTTCAAGAGTTATCTAAAAAAGAAGGAGTATCAATTAATCAGTTTATTGTATCTGCTTTGTCAGAAAAAATAAGTGCTTTAATGACCTTAGAATATTTAAAGGAAAAGCAAAAAAATGCCTCCAAAGAAAAGTTTTTGAATGCACTCAATGATGTTCCAGATGTTGAGCCCTTAGAAGATGACAAACTTTACTAG
- a CDS encoding putative toxin-antitoxin system toxin component, PIN family, protein MNRRGLKKFFRVDIFIVSYTHITMCIPSIVIDTNVLFAALYSRRGASFKLLSLIGEGYFEIALSVPLFIEYKSIIERNRSKIKLSEEKIDDILNYLCLVSKHYEIYYLWRPVLKDPQDDMILELAVRAQCKYIVTIILEILKG, encoded by the coding sequence GTGAATCGGCGTGGTCTAAAAAAATTTTTTAGGGTTGATATTTTTATAGTATCCTATACACATATTACTATGTGTATACCATCAATAGTTATTGATACTAATGTATTGTTCGCAGCTCTTTACTCGAGGCGTGGAGCTTCATTTAAGCTCCTGTCTCTGATAGGAGAAGGATATTTTGAGATTGCTTTATCAGTACCTTTATTTATTGAATATAAATCAATTATTGAACGAAATCGTTCAAAGATTAAGTTATCTGAGGAAAAAATAGATGATATTTTAAATTATTTATGTTTAGTATCTAAACATTATGAAATTTATTATTTATGGCGTCCAGTTTTAAAGGATCCACAAGATGATATGATTCTTGAATTAGCAGTAAGAGCTCAATGTAAATATATAGTGACTATAATATTAGAGATTTTAAAGGGGTAG
- the rfaD gene encoding ADP-glyceromanno-heptose 6-epimerase, which yields MYIVTGGAGFIGSAFVWQLNQIGIDKILIVDNLSTSEKWKNLVGLRYKDYIHKESFLPLLTTEKLGKIKAIIHMGACSSTTEKDADYLMSNNFHYSKTLAKYALSHDIRFIYASSAATYGDGSKGFDDNEKELESLRPLNMYGYSKHIFDLWLKRENLLSQVVGLKFFNVFGPNEYHKEDMKSVVCKAYFQIKETGKIKLFKSYNPDYQHGEQKRDFVYVKDCTKIMSWLLEHPNVNGIFNVGTGKARSWNDLAKAVFRAMNLPENIEYIEMPKQLRGKYQYFTQANMQKLSATGCPCDFLSLEDAVLDYVQNHLSQDYPYLES from the coding sequence ATGTATATTGTGACTGGAGGGGCAGGATTTATAGGAAGCGCCTTTGTATGGCAGCTAAACCAAATAGGGATTGATAAAATTCTTATAGTAGACAATTTAAGCACCTCTGAAAAATGGAAAAATTTAGTCGGATTACGCTATAAGGACTATATTCACAAAGAATCTTTTTTACCTTTACTCACCACAGAAAAATTAGGAAAAATAAAAGCAATAATTCATATGGGAGCATGCTCATCTACAACTGAAAAAGATGCTGACTATCTAATGTCTAACAACTTTCACTATTCTAAAACACTAGCTAAGTATGCGCTTTCCCATGATATTAGATTTATTTATGCCAGTAGTGCAGCCACTTATGGAGATGGTTCTAAAGGATTTGATGATAATGAAAAAGAATTAGAAAGCCTTCGTCCTCTTAATATGTATGGATACTCAAAACATATTTTCGATCTATGGCTTAAACGCGAAAATCTTCTCTCCCAAGTTGTGGGACTAAAATTCTTTAATGTATTTGGGCCTAATGAATATCATAAAGAAGATATGAAAAGTGTAGTATGTAAGGCCTACTTCCAAATTAAAGAAACAGGAAAAATAAAACTCTTTAAATCTTATAATCCAGACTATCAACATGGAGAACAAAAAAGAGATTTTGTCTATGTAAAAGATTGTACCAAAATAATGTCTTGGCTCTTAGAACATCCTAATGTAAATGGAATTTTTAATGTAGGAACAGGAAAAGCAAGGTCCTGGAATGATCTAGCAAAAGCTGTTTTTAGGGCTATGAATCTACCTGAAAATATAGAATATATTGAAATGCCCAAACAACTACGTGGCAAGTATCAATATTTTACTCAAGCCAATATGCAAAAACTCTCTGCCACAGGCTGCCCATGCGATTTTTTATCCTTAGAAGACGCGGTCTTAGATTATGTCCAAAATCATTTAAG